Proteins encoded within one genomic window of Cucumis sativus cultivar 9930 chromosome 3, Cucumber_9930_V3, whole genome shotgun sequence:
- the LOC101204523 gene encoding transcription factor bHLH130 — protein MGTNTHQSFQQPNSALLRFRSAPSSLFADFSHGIDSKRLNPFEGSESERLVSRFGSRADGCNSNDSESPVAGNYSSGLPPHYPRLSSAVNCSSSSSSSSCSSSSSSMCSSLGFLGSNLVRQSSSPAGVLSQLNQNGYGGGSFSRLSGNNNGVEVVSPSSNRLNSQISFSSLVPSSLGMFPQISEQVVGNEKLSNSNNGETQFFTPSGFPFASWNESSQFSETFPGIKRDPDSNKKFSSGHQNGEIGNRVHLLSHHLSLPKNVSDVASIEKLLQLQDAVPCRIRAKRGCATHPRSIAERVRRTRISERMRKLQDLVPNMDKQTNTADMLDLAVDYIKELQKQFKTLSDNRANCVCVNMQKPLSNQIM, from the exons ATGGGTACGAATACCCACCAGAGTTTTCAGCAACCCAATTCGGCGTTGCTTCGATTTCGCTCCGCTCCAAGTTCTTTGTTTGCGGATTTCTCTCATGGGATTGATTCTAAGCGCTTGAATCCTTTCGAGGGCTCTGAATCGGAGCGGTTGGTTTCTAGATTTGGGAGTCGCGCTGACGGTTGTAATAGTAATGATTCGGAATCTCCGGTAGCCGGAAACTACTCTTCTGGTCTGCCGCCGCATTATCCTCGGCTGAGCTCCGCCGTTAactgttcttcttcttcttcctcctcttcttgttcttcttcttcctcctcaatGTGTAGCTCACTTGGTTTTTTGGGTTCCAATCTTGTTCGTCAGAGTAGCTCTCCTGCTGGGGTTCTCTCTCAACTCAATCAAAATG GCTATGGTGGGGGAAGTTTCAGTAGGCTGAGTGGTAATAACAATGGAGTGGAAGTTGTTAGTCCATCATCAAACAGATTGAACTCTCAAATTAGCTTCTCTTCTTTGGTGCCTTCTTCTTTGGGGATGTTTCCTCAGATCTCTGAACAAGTAGTTGGGAATGAAAAGCTTTCAAATAGCAATAATGGAGAGACTCAGTTCTTTACTCCATCCGGGTTCCCCTTTGCTTCCTGGAACGAATCGTCTCAGTTCTCGGAAACTTTTCCTGGCATAAAGCGTGATCCAGATAGCAATAAGAAGTTCTCCAGTGGTCATCAG AATGGCGAGATCGGGAACCGAGTTCATTTGCTATCGCACCATTTGAGCTTGCCCAAGAACGTATCCGATGTTGCTTCCATTGAGAAGTTGTTACAGCTCCAAGACGCCGTTCCTTGCAGAATTAGAGCAAAACGAGGCTGTGCAACTCATCCACGCAGCATTGCAGAACGG GTGCGACGAACTCGGATCAGCGAACGTATGAGGAAGCTACaagatcttgtaccaaatatGGACAAG CAAACAAACACGGCAGACATGTTGGACTTAGCGGTCGACTACATCAAAGAGCTCCAGAAGCAGTTCAAG aCGTTAAGCGACAACCGAGCGAATTGCGTGTGTGTGAATATGCAGAAGCCgttatcaaatcaaataatgtgA
- the LOC101205411 gene encoding 3,9-dihydroxypterocarpan 6A-monooxygenase, producing MADFSDYFLLLSLLLTSFLFVQLLFTWLRPDKLRRPPSPPSLPVIGHLHHLGRIPHQALYKLSCQYGPLIHLFFGSNPCVIVSNSEMAKQFLKTNESSFLNRPIRLNINYLTYGSKDFTFAPYGPYWKFLKKLCMTELLSSRTLDLYSPIRDEEMRLFVQRIHEQAIVGATVDVGAELSRLMNNVISRMALRRRCSEEDNGSEEVGKLVGEMCELAGALNVADMIWFCKRLDLQGFGSRVRNVRKRYDIMMEKIINEHEEERKRKREDGEDDGVKDLLDILLDIYEDQTSEIKLTRDNIKAFVMNIFGAGTETSAAATEWALAELINNPSAMAKATQELHSVTGNTRLLLESDLFKLPYLQAVVKETLRLHPTAPLIVREATESCAVAGYHIPAKTRLLVNVWAIARDPARWPEPTQFEPERFLNRPSGSDLQSFDLMPFGSGRRSCPGAAMALIAVPMVLGRLIQCFEWRVDGGGGVDMEEGPGISLRRAHPLILIPVPKLPLLPSI from the exons ATGGCTGATTTTTCAGactactttcttcttctctctctcttgttaACCTCCTTCCTCTTCGTTCAACTTCTCTTCACTTGGCTCCGCCCTGACAAGCTTCGTCGTCCACCGAGCCCACCCTCCTTGCCAGTCATCGGCCACCTCCACCACCTTGGTCGAATCCCTCACCAAGCTCTTTACAAATTGTCATGTCAATATGGACCATTAATACATCTCTTCTTTGGCTCTAACCCTTGTGTTATTGTCTCTAATTCAGAAATGGCTAAACAATTCCTCAAAACTAATGAATCCTCCTTTTTGAACCGACCCATTAGACTCAACATAAACTATCTCACCTACGGCTCTAAGGACTTCACTTTTGCACCCTATGGACCCTATTGGaagttcttgaaaaaattgtgCATGACGGAGCTCCTCAGTAGTCGGACTCTCGATCTTTACAGTCCGATAAGGGATGAGGAAATGAGGTTGTTTGTGCAAAGGATTCATGAGCAAGCTATCGTAGGAGCCACGGTTGACGTTGGAGCTGAGCTTTCAAG GTTGATGAACAACGTAATATCGAGGATGGCATTGAGGAGAAGATGCTCGGAGGAGGACAATGGATCAGAAGAGGTCGGGAAGCTAGTGGGGGAGATGTGCGAGCTGGCCGGAGCACTTAACGTTGCGGATATGATTTGGTTTTGCAAGAGATTGGATCTGCAAGGATTTGGAAGCAGAGTAAGAAATGTGAGAAAGAGGTATGATATAATGATGGAGAAGATAATAAATGAGCATGAAGaggagaggaagagaaaaagggaGGATGGTGAAGATGATGGAGTTAAGGATTTGCTTgacattttacttgacatttatGAAGATCAAACCTCAGAAATCAAACTCACAAGAGACAATATTAAGGCTTTTGTTATG AACATATTCGGCGCCGGAACTGAAACATCAGCAGCGGCCACAGAGTGGGCATTAGCAGAGCTAATCAACAACCCATCCGCCATGGCCAAAGCAACTCAAGAACTCCACTCCGTCACTGGAAATACCCGCCTCCTTCTCGAATCCGATCTCTTCAAACTCCCCTATCTTCAAGCCGTCGTCAAAGAAACCCTACGCCTCCACCCAACCGCGCCGCTCATCGTCCGGGAGGCGACCGAGTCATGCGCCGTCGCCGGCTACCACATTCCAGCCAAGACCCGCCTGCTTGTCAACGTTTGGGCCATAGCCCGCGATCCGGCCCGTTGGCCTGAACCGACCCAGTTCGAACCCGAACGGTTCCTGAACCGCCCGTCCGGTTCTGACCTACAAAGCTTTGATCTTATGCCATTTGGGAGTGGGCGCCGGAGCTGCCCTGGAGCCGCCATGGCTCTGATTGCGGTGCCGATGGTTCTCGGGAGGTTGATTCAGTGCTTTGAGTGGAGGGTTGATGGCGGCGGCGGCGTTGATATGGAAGAAGGGCCTGGAATTTCTCTCCGACGAGCTCATCCTTTGATTCTAATCCCTGTGCCTAagcttcctcttcttccttccatATAA
- the LOC101205168 gene encoding 3,9-dihydroxypterocarpan 6A-monooxygenase produces MKAMTTIFDNTTSPSQFWSFCFITILLFHLLLRKLLTKSRPSSPDTPKPPPSPSALPFIGHLHLLTPVLVTSFQTLARRYGPLIEVRLGASKCIVVSTATVAKEILKTHEGNFLSRPEFGASEYFIYRGSRFVMAQYGPYWRFMKKLTMTRLLSPPQLAVSTAIRSEEIAKLVERIEASSREEKPLDLRLEFTTLTNNIISRMVLSTRCCGGKDEAKEIKDLAWRINMLAGKLSLGDILGALKVFDFSGNGKKFVKTLKKFDELIERIMKEHEAAINDGEDEERKKDLLDILLEIYNDPNADFKLTRNDIKSFLLDLFMAGTDTTATAMLWAMGELLNCPESFHQLRNEITSVVGNKKPVQESDLPNLPYLQAVVKETLRLHPSAPIIIRECLDDCNINDSLIKAKTRVLINAYAVMRDPESWSEPDKFLPERFLEGSHENIGSHKMEMKGQNFRYIPFGSGKRGCPGASLALLVFPCAIATMVQRFDWKIDGDNEGNVDLTVGSGFAAEMATPLICYANPIMGFK; encoded by the exons ATGAAGGCCATGACCACCATCTTTGACAACACCACCTCTCCCTCACAATTTTGGTCCTTCTGCTTCATCACTATCCTTCTCTTCCATCTCTTACTCAGAAAACTTCTAACAAAATCTAGACCCTCATCTCCGGACACGCCCAAGCCGCCCCCGAGCCCCTCGGCGCTTCCTTTCATCGGTCACCTCCACCTTCTCACTCCTGTTTTAGTCACCTCCTTCCAAACCTTAGCTCGTCGTTATGGCCCCCTCATCGAGGTTCGACTCGGCGCGTCGAAGTGCATCGTTGTCTCAACCGCAACAGTTGCCAAAGAGATTTTAAAGACTCACGAGGGCAATTTCCTTTCCCGACCGGAGTTTGGTGCCTCCGAGTACTTCATTTACCGAGGGTCGAGGTTCGTCATGGCCCAATATGGACCCTATTGGCGATTCATGAAGAAGTTAACCATGACACGACTTCTGTCACCACCACAGCTAGCGGTCTCCACAGCCATTCGGAGTGAGGAGATTGCGAAACTTGTGGAGAGAATAGAAGCAAGTTCAAGGGAAGAGAAGCCCTTAGATTTGAGATTGGAGTTTACTACTTTGACaaacaatattatatcaaGGATGGTTTTGAGCACAAGGTGTTGTGGAGGGAAAGATGAGGCTAAAGAGATTAAGGATTTGGCTTGGAGGATTAATATGTTGGCTGGGAAATTGAGTTTGGGGGACATTTTGGGAGCTTTGAAAGTGTTTGATTTCTCTGGAAATGGGAAGAAGTTTgtgaaaactttgaagaagtTTGATGAGTTGATAGAGAGGATAATGAAAGAGCATGAAGCTGCCATTAATGATGGTGaggatgaagaaagaaaaaaagacttgTTGGATATCTTGTTGGAGATTTACAACGATCCAAATGCTGATTTCAAGCTAACCCGAAACGATATCAAGTCGTTCTTGCTT GACCTTTTCATGGCAGGCACCGACACAACGGCGACGGCAATGCTGTGGGCAATGGGAGAGCTCCTAAATTGTCCAGAATCATTCCATCAGCTAAGAAATGAGATAACATCAGTAGTTGGAAACAAGAAGCCAGTCCAAGAATCCGACCTCCCCAACCTCCCCTATCTCCAAGCAGTCGTTAAGGAAACGCTCCGTCTCCACCCCTCGGCGCCGATCATCATCAGGGAATGTCTAGATGACTGCAACATCAACGACTCACTAATCAAAGCCAAAACTCGAGTCTTGATCAATGCATACGCGGTCATGAGAGACCCCGAGTCGTGGTCGGAACCGGACAAGTTCTTGCCGGAGAGGTTTTTGGAAGGGTCCCATGAGAATATTGGGAGCCACAAAATGGAGATGAAAGGGCAAAACTTCCGGTACATTCCGTTTGGGAGTGGGAAGAGAGGCTGCCCTGGAGCTTCCCTTGCTTTGCTGGTTTTTCCATGTGCAATTGCCACTATGGTGCAACGGTTTGATTGGAAGATTGATGGGGATAACGAAGGCAACGTTGATTTGACGGTGGGGTCAGGATTTGCTGCAGAGATGGCAACACCGCTCATATGCTATGCAAACCCTATTATGGGATTCAAATAG
- the LOC101204277 gene encoding protein ABHD18 yields the protein MVTVNLGMLHYVLDHVYGAFMHRTKLSPPFFSRGWGGSKLDLLEKMIKQLFPDVAAQAWPPSLIKPIWRTVWENETARLREGFFRTPCDEQLLAALPPESHNARVAFLMPKSVPTHKMSCVVHLAGTGDHSFERRLRLGGPLLKDNIATMVLESPFYGQRRPILQHGAKLLCVSDLLLLGRATIEEARSLLHWLDSEAGFGKMGVCGLSMGGVHAAMVGSLHPTPIATLPFLSPHSAVVAFCEGILKHGTAWEALRNDLGLQQSAMTLEEVRERMRNVLSLTDVTRFPIPKNPNAVILVAATDDGYIPKHSVLELQKAWPGSEVRWVTGGHVSSFILHNDEFRRAIVDGLDRLEWRESPL from the exons ATGGTTACGGTTAATCTTGGAATGCTTCATTATGTGTTGGACCATGTTTATGGTGCATTTATGCACAGAACCAAACTCAGTCCACCGTTTTTTTCGAGGGGATGGGGTGGTTCGAAGCTTGATTTGCTTGAGAAGATGATTAAACAGTTGTTCCCAGATGTGGCAGCACAGGCTTGGCCTCCTAGTTTGATCAAACCCATTTGGAGAACGGTTTGGGAGAATGAAACTGCTCGTTTGAGAGAAGGGTTTTTTAGGACCCCTTGTGATGAGCAACTGCTTGCTGCTTTGCCTCCTGAGAGTCATAATGCAAGGGTTGCATTTCTCATGCCTAAATCTGTGCCAACCCACAAGATGTCTTGTGTGGTTCATTTGGCAG GGACTGGAGACCATTCATTTGAAAGAAGATTACGTCTTGGTGGGCCGTTATTGAAGGATAACATTGCAACCATGGTGCTCGAGAG TCCTTTCTATGGTCAGAGACGACCCATCCTGCAACATGGTGCCAAACTCTTGTGTGTTAGTGACTTGCTTTTGTTGGGAAGAGCAACCATTGAAGAGGCTCGTAGTCTTTTACATTGGTTAGACTCTGAGGCAGGGTTTGGAAAGATGGGCGTTTGTGGGCTTAGCATGG GAGGAGTACATGCTGCGATGGTTGGATCTCTACACCCTACACCAATTGCAAcgcttcctttcctttctccACATTCTGCTGTTGTGGCATTCTGTGAGGGAATTTTAAAGCATGGAACTGCTTGGGAAGCATTACGAAATGACCTTGGCTTGCAGCAGTCTGCCATGACTCTCGAGGAGGTTAGGGAACGGATGCGGAATGTACTGTCTCTCACAGATGTTACACGCTTTCCAATCCCAAAAAATCCCAATGCTGTAATTCTTGTTGCTGCCACT GACGATGGCTACATCCCGAAACACTCCGTGCTCGAGCTCCAGAAAGCTTGGCCTGGTTCAGAAGTAAGATGGGTGACGGGTGGACATGTATCTTCCTTCATTCTACACAATGATGAGTTTCGCCGAGCAATTGTTGATGGCCTCGACAGACTCGAATGGAGAGAGTCGCCACTATGA